In Drosophila miranda strain MSH22 chromosome XR, D.miranda_PacBio2.1, whole genome shotgun sequence, the genomic window GCTGCAGCTGCCGCAGCCGCCGCTGCAGTCacgcccggttctggtggaaGTCGCCCGCCGCGCGGTGCAGACAAGATACGGGCCGCCTCTGGTCCGTCTATACTGCCCCGACCGGAGGACATACTGATCAACGACCCGGAACTGCGACAGGAGGAGAATGTGGAGCTGCGCGGTACCTCGGATGCGCCAACAAATGCCCACCCACATCCGCTGCCCATGCCCGAATATGGGGGATACTTTGCACCACTCACCGAATTCTTGCCGGATGTCAGTCTACCCATCAGCGGATTCCATCGGTGAGTGCCTAATCACAGTAGCGGTAGCGGACAAGCAGACAGGTCTTCTGTGTTCTTGTTACCAAGGTAGAACGAATAGGGAATATTTTGCAGCCTCGTGGCCCCTCGAAGTATGGGGGCTACTCGATAAGTCATTAATTGGAATTTTCTACCGAGAAATATGTGTAATATTCTGCCCCGTCCATTTCAATGGCTAAGAACTGGCTAGTGTTTACATACGCCTTAAGAAACAACGCATCAATCATTCATTTATCAATCAAAGAAAAGAGTGGTATATGTAACGAATTGGCAGGTCTTTCGAAATACTCATTACTTTAGTATAGCCACACAGAGACGTGGTAAATTATTACAAGAACAGATGATCAAAGTTAGTAATAGGCCACTCCTGAGTTATCGCGAATCCATTCCAAGTGATCGGTGACACGGGTGTAGCCGGAAGGTCCATTCTTGCACGAGGTGGAGGCAAAGGTTATCACGCCCACCAGCATTGGGCTGTCCTGCGTGACCAGAGGGCCACCAGAGTCGCCACCGCAGACGGACCGTCCGTCCGACTGTCTTGTGCACATGTCAGTGCTGGCCACAGAGCCATAGGATTGGGCACACTCATTGTTGCTGATGATCTGCACGTCGATGCACTGGAGCCAGTCAGCGAGATTGCCATTGTCCATGCCTCCCCAGCCGCAGGCGACGCACCACCAGCCCTCGAAGCGATCTCCCTGTTGGTCGAACTTCGGGAGAGGAATGCTGCTGACCACATTGGTGAACTCCACATACGGAGTGCGGATGAGGCCGATGTCGTGGCCATCCGAGTTGCCAAAGCCTGGATGAAGGATAAAGTTCTCCCTCCTGACGTTGTGCTTGTACAGGCCGTTCCAGCCCCAGTTTGAGCCGTAGTTGATGTCCACGGAGTCCGTGGTGAGGCAGTGGGCCGCCGTCAGAACCCAAGTGTTGGATATTATGGTGCCAGCCCCGACGGCTGCGCTGTTGCTGCCGTCGTTGAGCAGGAACAGGCCGACAATGTAGGGAGCCTTGCCTTCGTTGGCTGGATAGCCATTGACAATTCGTTCGGTACGATTGAAAGTGGGACTTCCACTAGCAAAAGCCAAGGCGGAGGCCAACAGTAGAATTGCGCACGATAGCCTCATGGTTAAGCTGGAACTTAGATCTCCATGGGGTTGGGTGCGATCTTATATACCATTTGGTAGCTGCTACCGGAGGCTATAAGTATTTTGCCTCTTATCTGTGCAGATAAcgttatttttttatttattttattttatttaataatgTGGTGTTTCTACTGGGACCAGTGTGGTCTCTTTTGAAGTACACGAAGCAAAGTTTTATTAGTTAGTCACCAGTACTTAGAATTCATTGATTTTTATGCCGATAAGCACTATAAGCACCATAGAGACTCTTCACTATACATTTAATTGCTCGAGAATTGGTTTACTTTGGCTTTTTCCAGTGTGGTCGCCCAAAAATCGCTATCACTATGGAAATCTATGGAAAGATTTTTGGCGATCGGTGAGTGAAAGTGAATGAAAGAATGAAATATATTTGCTGATTGTGTGTGTCTTGAGCATAAGTCGATATACAATATGTAAGCACTTGAACAAAGTCTTTTCATATGTTCAACCGCTGTCCGAACGAATTTGTGTGCCATGTTGTATGCGTGTACGAATCATGGATCCATCATAGTGCACCAGAGCCCAATGAACCGTCAAAGTTACGTACTGTTTTTGAATGCTCGCGGTGTCAATTACACcgaaaaaaatatttatttatatattgaaagaaaagaaaaaaaataaaggaaAGCATGTTTCGTCGAGCAGCTATGACCAAAGTTAGTAATAGGCCACTCCGGATTTTTCGCGTATCCAGTCCAAGTGATCGGTGACACGGGTGTAGCCGGAAGGTCCACTCTTACAGTTGCCGGAGGCAAAGGTTATAACGCCCACCTGGGTGGGATTGTCGTGTGTGACCAGAGGGCCACCAGAGTCACCACCGCAGGCACTCTTGCCATCCGACAGCCTGGTGCACATGTCGGTGCTGGCCACAGAGCCGTAGCTCCTGGCACACTCGTCGTTGCTGATGATCTGCACGTCCATGCACTGGAGCCAGTCAGCGAGATTGCCATTGGCCATGCCACCCCAGCCGCAAAGGACGGTCCACCAGTTCACGAAGCGTTCTCCCTTTTGTCCAAACTTCGGAAGGGGGATCCTGTTGACAACGTTGGTGTACTCCACATACGGAGTGCGGATGAGGCCGATGTCGTGGCCAGCCGAGTTGCCAAAGCCTGGATGACGGATGAAGTTCTCCTTCCTGACGTGGTGCTTGTACAGGCCGTTCCAGCCCCGATTCGATCCGTAGTGGATGTCCACTGAGTCCGTGGTGAGGCAGTGGGCCGCGGTCAGGACCCAGTTATGGGATATCACGCTGCCTGCCCCGACGGCTGCGCTGTTGCTGCCGTCCGTGAACAGGAAGAGGCCAACAATGTAGGGAGCCTTGCCTTCGTAGGCTGGATAGCCATTGACGATCACGTTATCCGGGCTTAGATCCTCAGTACGATTGCCTTTAGCGAATGCTAAAGCAGAAGCCAAAAACAAAACTGCCAACGATAGTTTCATGATTGCACAGGAACTTGGATATCCACTGGGCTGGCTCCCAGCTTATATACGATTTGGGTAAGGGTTCTCTTAACATGGTATATTCTGTCTGGGAAGTACTTCGGCTAGGGGGTAATTAGCGATAGAAGCTGACACCGCAAGATATCAGTATCTTTGACCCCTAATGGCTCCTAATGACATTCTGCAAATGTAATTAATGGAAGAAACTCTTTAGAAACTCAGAGTCCCATCTCATCCTCATCTTTCTCTCATTTGCAGATGCAACGTGGCCGTGATGCTGCTCACAGACATCGTGGTAGATGGGATTCCGGGCATCGACTGGACGCTGCACCTGCCACTGATGCTGCACATTCTGTTCCTGGGCCTGGACCACACGCGCATCATAGTGCGGGAGCACTGCAAGCAGCTGTGCGTTAACCTGCTGATCGTGCTGGCCGAGCACAACGATCACCTGACCGTGGCCCGCATCCTGCTGAACAGCGAGACGAGCAAACTCGACCTGGGCCTGACCGTGCCCGCCCTGCCCGTGATCGACAACAATTTCACGGAGCTCCACCAGCAGTTCGACAGCTATCTGCTGCACGTGAGCCCCCAGGCAGCGGCATATGCCCTGCAGCACAATCTGTCAAGCTCCACCATCATTGCGGCGCACTCCAGCTCCAATCAGCAGAATCTGCCGCAAACGCCGCATAACGTGCAGCAGGCATCTGGCTGCCAGACAAGCGCCAATGCCACGCCCTCGGGTCTGGCAGCCACACCTGCCGCCCTGCAAATCAACCCGAACAATTCGGAGAACTCGGAGGTGCCGCTCATCCACGCGGACGAGCATGCACCGCCCCAGCCCGGCCCGAGCATGCCCATAGCCCACGTTATCAAGAGCCTGCTGAAGTTCCTTGCGCAGGACACGTGCCAGCCGCTGTGGAACTACGAGGACATCACCGCCAAGGTGTGGGCCGTCAAGTCAGCGGAGCAGCTGAGCTGCTTCCTCAAGCACATGGTGAAGGTGTTCGCGGACAGCTATCCACAGGCTCGCATCCCCGAACGCTGGGCACAGACCGCCCTGCAGCTGGGACTCTCGTGCTCCTCGCGCCACTATGCCGGTCGTTGCCTGCAGATATTCCGGGCCCTGAATGTCCCGATCAACTCGCGCATGCTGTCGGAAATACTCTCCAGGCTGGTGGAGACGGTGGCCGAGCAGGGCGAGGACATGCAGGGTTATGTAACGGAGCTTTTGCTCACTCTGGAAGCGGCCGTGGATAGCCTGGACTCGGACTTCCGGCCGCTGGATGTGATGAAGGACATCTTCAAGAGCACACCCAATCTGAACAACAAGGACGGCGGTCCTAATTCCATCCTGCCCGGCAAGAAATCGCCCTCGGGCATGACGCCTCAGTCGTCCAACTACTCGATCCCCAGCCATGGACGCAGCACCAGCTACTCGGTCTCCTACTGCGGTCGCAAGGCCAACAACTCGCCTTGCGACAAGCAGGTGGAGCTCAGGAACCGCGCCTCCGGCATCGACCTCGAGCGCAGCGTTGTCTGCAAGTTCGGTGTCGGCGGAGTGGGAATGGGCGCAGGCTCGGCCCTGTCGCGATCCCGTAGCGCCCAGAGCCTGAAGATGCTGGGCGACACGGCCACGCAAGACGACAAAATGACGATATTGGCGCAGCTATTTTGGCTATCGGTGTCGTTGCTGGAGTCGGACTACGAGCACGAGTTCATGCTGGCTCTGCGCCTGCTGACCAGAGTGCTACACCGCCTGCCGCTCGACCGTCCAGATGCGAGGGACAAGGTGGagaagctgcagcagcagctcaaGTGGACGGCCTATCCGGGTGTGCATGCGCTGCTCCTGAAGGTACGTGTTCTCAAAAGTAGAAAGGTGTAACTAGAAAAGTACTAATCGAATTATATTTGTATTCTAGGGCTGCACTCACAGTGCCACCTACGAGCCGACGATCACGTTGCTCTCCCAGTTTGCACCACTGCTTACCCTGCCCGTGTGCGATCCGACCCAGAGTTGCGCCTTCCCCATGAACGTCATTGCGCTACTGCCGTACATGCTGTTGCACTACGAGGACGCCAACGAGATCTGCATACGCAGTGCCGAGAACATTGCGCAGGTGTCGACGGAGTTGGGGGCCAAGCTCGAGAACCTGGGCACCGTGATGTTGCTGTACAGCCGCAAGACCTTCTGCAAGGAGTCCTTCCAGTGGACAAAGTGCGTGGTGAAGTATCTGCATGACACGTACGCCCACATGGGCCTCCACATGGTGGCCTTCCTCATCGAGGTGCTGGAGAAGGGTCCGCAGCAGGTGCAGGTGCCCGTTTTGAATGTCATCCACTGCATGCTGCACTATGTCGACCTGTCGGCCCCCCAGGCCCAGACCATCAATGCGGATCTCTTGCGAGCCATCGGAAAATACTTGGATGTAAGTCGGTCATGGAAAAGTGTTCTCCCAAGAGCTGAATATTCATATTATTGCTGTATGTTTTTTCCCAGACGGTCAACTGGAAGGACTCGCTGAAGATCCTCAAGCTGATCGTGACGCGCAGCTCCTCGCTGCAAGTGGTGCCGCCCAGCGACGGCAGCAGCGCCGGCTTATCGTTCTCCTTCTATGGCGCATATCCGGACTCGGATATGTTCTGTAAAAAGGAACTGGCCGGTCGCACCATGGAGTTCACCTTCGACGTCTCGCAAACGCCACTCATCGGCCGCCGCATCCTGCTCAAGAACGAGGAGTCCGTCCCGGTCGGAGCTGCCTCCACCACGGGCAGCTCTTCGCTGAACTCCACCCTGACCAATGCCACAACGGTGACAGTGGCGCCCAGTGCACAGCAGCAGGCCAATgcacagctgcagcagcaacgcgCCCAATCGAATGTGGCGGCCATTGCCGCGGCGGCTGCTgcccagcaccagcagcagcatgcgATCGGAGCCGGGAGCAGCCTGGTGGGCACCCCGAACTCGCCCCGGCGCAGTGCAAGCCTGTCGCCGGCGGATACCGTGCCCCTGAGTGGTTGGAAGCGGCCCTGGATGTCGCAGTGTCGCGTGCGTGAGTGTCTGGTCAACCTGCTGACCACCTGTGGCCAGCGTGTCGGCCTGCCCAAGTCGCCATCGGTAAGTGTGTGCTTCGAAGGGAGCTGGAGCTGCTTCAGCATTCGGCTGCTGCTTGTACATAGCCAGGTGCATGCCTTAGGCTCCCCTAGAGCTATCCTAATCCCTCTCTACTGTACTCTACTCTCTGATGTGGCCTTCATGCATATGCGATTATTTATTTCTAACTCTTTTTCTTTCAtgtaaaacaaaacaaaaatcaaaatccaaaccaaaaaccaaaccaatTAACACGCCATTATCATCATTAACCAATCAAACCAAATCGATACCAAATCGAAACATACTCGTACTCAATCCTAGGACGATTTCATAAACTCAATTTGCTCAAAGGTAAAGGACACGTTTCTCTGTGCCGCGactcgtttttttttgcttttctgTGTATGATATATGTACGATAAGATCGCATGTAGTAGCTTTTATTTCGTACTGCCTGCCGAACCGCCATTCGCTTGATCGTTATACCATTGCCATTTTCATTTCCATGTTGTGCATGTGTTTTGTTTCAAACTGTACCTTTTGTTTACTCTGTTCGTTTATCTGGGAACACATTTAGTCGTTAAGCACGTCACTACTAACCGGATCGATTGCCACCAGACAAAGCGTAAGCTTTATCTCTATTTAACTCTACTACTCTACTATAATCCCTGAATGTTTAACCCTCCCGTATTGCTCAGAGTCGTACTAATCTCTGCCACTCTAACCACTGTCCCACAGGTCATCTTTAGCCAGTCATCGGATCTGATGGAACGGCAGTCGTCTGCCGCCTCTTCCACCGAGGAGACCTCGGGTCCCCAGGGCGATCTGAGCAGCGGCTCGCGTCGCGACGATGGCCAGCCAGACTTTACCGTCTTCAAGGACTTTGACTTCCTCGAGTACGAGGACAGCATTGCCGGCGAGTCCACAGACAACTTCAACTGGGGCGTGCGTCGCCATCAGTTGTTCGAGGGCGATGAGGACCGTCTGAACTGCGGCAGTGGCATCGGCGGCTCCATCAAGGGAGGCCATTCCTCAGCCCTGGAAGACAGCTTCAGTGACAAGACACCGATACTGAGCAAGCGCAAACGACAGACTGCGGACGATTCCTCCGATGAAGAAGCCGAATCCGAGTCCCCCCTGGATGAGGATCATCGCCAGTCGTTCCTAAAGTCCGGCTACAGTGCTGTGCCGCCAACATCCCTCAGTCTGCGTGAGAGGAGGCGTCGCAACTCGGTCTCGCGGAGTGACACCAGTGGCTCCAGCGCCGGGGACCTTGGCGACATTACGCCATGCAACGCCTCGCCGCATTTACCGGGGATCATAAGATTCGGTGCCGCCATTCGGGATGAGGCGGAGGAAAACTGGCGGCGACAGTTGCAGGCCATGCTGGTGAACCAGCCCTCGGCTCATACCTCGGAGCTTCTGCAGCAGCTCTACAGGCTGGTCAAGGAGATAACCTTCAAGACGATTAGCATTTCAAAGGAGGCAAAGAAGTTCTTTACGGGCATTGGCTCCCAGCTGGGCAATCGTATCTCTCTATTTACCGACCTGCTGAGCTCTCGGGCTGATCCTCCCCAGGTGTGGTGCAGTGAGCAGCAAGCGACTACCCCAAAGCTGTTCGAGACGCTGCGCTTCAATGTGCTGGAAGTGCAAGAGCATTTGGAGACATTCTTCGACCGCAAAGACCAGGTCTTGGAGGTAATGTAATCAAATGTTTACCAATAGAGACATTTTCATTATAATTTGTTTATTCCAGTGCCTGGACGCGGTGAAGACCAGTTGTAAGCTGTCGCTCTTCAACGAATCCGATGTGGCTGCTTCCGGTTTGGAGCTACCCAGCTGCTCCAGCATAGCGTACATGCCATTTGATCCAGCCTCCACCGAGGTGGTCTTGGACCTGGGACGCTCTTTGTACAAGCTGATGTTTCAGCTGCTTCTGCTTATTGAGTCGAATCACAAGATATCCTCGAATGTGGTTAACCATTTCCGCATCAACGAAGACGTAAGTGAACGAGAGATCCAAACGAAGATCGGTGTTATATAATCTCTAATCATTCTCATTGCAGATGCATGACATATCCGATCTCTATGCTCTGGTTCGCGATGCTCTGGTGCGTTACACCAGCGAAGCCGAGCTGGATTGCCTGGAATCTTCAACATCCACGGAGGGCGAGCACACGCCAACTCCCTCGCCCGGCCTGCCCATGACTCAGGAGGAGTTCGAGTCGGCTCTGCACGAGCACATTGATCTGCAGCGCTGGCCCAGTGCCATTGCCCATGTGCGTCAGTATC contains:
- the LOC108151441 gene encoding serine protease 1-like, with the translated sequence MRLSCAILLLASALAFASGSPTFNRTERIVNGYPANEGKAPYIVGLFLLNDGSNSAAVGAGTIISNTWVLTAAHCLTTDSVDINYGSNWGWNGLYKHNVRRENFILHPGFGNSDGHDIGLIRTPYVEFTNVVSSIPLPKFDQQGDRFEGWWCVACGWGGMDNGNLADWLQCIDVQIISNNECAQSYGSVASTDMCTRQSDGRSVCGGDSGGPLVTQDSPMLVGVITFASTSCKNGPSGYTRVTDHLEWIRDNSGVAYY
- the LOC108151440 gene encoding serine protease 1-like — translated: MKLSLAVLFLASALAFAKGNRTEDLSPDNVIVNGYPAYEGKAPYIVGLFLFTDGSNSAAVGAGSVISHNWVLTAAHCLTTDSVDIHYGSNRGWNGLYKHHVRKENFIRHPGFGNSAGHDIGLIRTPYVEYTNVVNRIPLPKFGQKGERFVNWWTVLCGWGGMANGNLADWLQCMDVQIISNDECARSYGSVASTDMCTRLSDGKSACGGDSGGPLVTHDNPTQVGVITFASGNCKSGPSGYTRVTDHLDWIREKSGVAYY